In Zingiber officinale cultivar Zhangliang chromosome 1A, Zo_v1.1, whole genome shotgun sequence, a genomic segment contains:
- the LOC122038600 gene encoding GTPase activating protein 1-like has protein sequence MVTAAESLLGLLCVRVKRGTNLAVRDVLFGSSDPYVVLSVSPKQKVKTRVIKHNTNPVWNEDLTLSIKDPSVPVRLEVYDKDTFTVDDPMGEAEVDIAPFVEVVKMSLKNVPNGRVIATVEPRRNNCLAEQSRIYFTNGKVRQDVVVRLRNVERGEIELQLQWVSIPGYRR, from the exons ATGGTAACGGCGGCGGAGAGCTTGCTGGGCCTCCTCTGCGTCCGCGTGAAGCGAGGCACCAACCTCGCCGTCCGCGACGTCCTCTTCGGCAGCAGCGACCCCTACGTCGTCCTCTCTGTTTCCCCCAAACAA AAAGTGAAGACGAGGGTAATAAAGCACAACACAAATCCAGTTTGGAACGAGGACTTGACTCTCTCTATCAAAGACCCGTCTGTTCCAGTTCGACTC GAAGTTTACGACAAGGATACGTTCACCGTGGACGATCCCATGGGCGAGGCAGAGGTCGACATCGCCCCTTTTGTGGAGGTCGTGAAGATGAGCCTGAAAAATGTTCCAAACGGCCGCGTAATAGCGACGGTTGAGCCGCGCAGGAACAACTGTCTAGCGGAGCAGAGTCGTATATATTTTACGAACGGCAAGGTGCGTCAGGACGTCGTCGTTCGACTTCGAAACGTCGAGCGAGGGGAAATCGAACTACAGCTTCAGTGGGTTAGTATTCCAGGTTATCGGCgctag
- the LOC122038599 gene encoding phosphatidylcholine:diacylglycerol cholinephosphotransferase 1-like, producing MTTENGVSDTARLRVQRRTADAARVALGVGVGASHEISHHHGGADRAPTKSLSGVRMATISPPPMPLFPSRGPFFAGLSVGGVVGAVRHHPVPCAFAILLLVFMGVEYTIPMVPLASPPLDLGFIVTEPLNAALAAAPALNTVLAALNTVFVCMQTFYILWTFLVEGRPRPTIAALFMFPCRGILGCSTQLPLPEGFLGSGADFPVGNVSFFLFFSGHVAGAVIASLDMRRTRRHNMAWAFDALNLLQSVRLLAARGHYTIDLAVGVGAGFVADVLAGEYEKIKWKPDRQRACCSCGCSCSTG from the exons ATGACTACCGAGAACGGCGTCAGCGACACCGCCCGTCTCCGTGTCCAGAGGCGGACCGCCGACGCCGCTAGAGTCGCCCTCGGCGTCGGTGTCGGCGCCAGCCATGAGATTAGCCACCACCACGGCGGCGCCGACCGGGCACCGACCAAATCTCTCTCCGGGGTGAGAATGGCGACGATTTCGCCCCCGCCGATGCCGCTCTTTCCCTCCCGCGGCCCCTTCTTCGCCGGGTTGTCGGTCGGCGGCGTGGTCGGCGCCGTGCGGCACCACCCCGTGCCGTGCGCCTTCGCGATCTTGCTCTTGGTCTTCATGGGCGTGGAGTACACGATCCCCATGGTCCCTTTGGCTTCTCCGCCGCTGGATTTGGGGTTCATCGTCACAGAGCCGCTGAATGCCGCTCTCGCCGCCGCGCCCGCCCTCAACACCGTGCTCGCCGCCCTCAATACG GTCTTCGTTTGCATGCAAACTTTCTACATACTATGGACATTCCTAGTGGAGGGAAGGCCACGCCCTACCATTGCAGCTCTCTTTATGTTCCCATGCAGAGGAATTTTAGGTTGCTCCACCCAGCTGCCACTCCCAGAG GGTTTTCTGGGTTCGGGTGCAGATTTTCCGGTCGGAAacgtctccttcttcctcttcttctccggcCATGTGGCCGGAGCCGTGATCGCGTCGCTTGACATGAGGCGCACGCGGCGGCACAATATGGCGTGGGCCTTCGACGCCCTGAACCTGCTTCAGAGCGTGCGCCTACTCGCCGCGCGAGGTCACTACACCATTGACTTGGCCGTCGGCGTCGGGGCTGGCTTTGTGGCCGACGTGCTCGCCGGCGAGTACGAGAAGATCAAGTGGAAGCCCGACCGGCAGCGGGCGTGCTGCAGTTGTGGGTGCAGCTGTAGCACTGGATGA